From a single Triplophysa rosa linkage group LG17, Trosa_1v2, whole genome shotgun sequence genomic region:
- the suv39h1a gene encoding histone-lysine N-methyltransferase SUV39H1-A — translation MRAALLQANKPLDSMSLSPSIASFLAKKAKQRIKLKKWEEIMNQTCKHKGRIFVCNDVDLDGPPKNFTYINENKFGKGVKVNTVTVGCKCYDCISQPVKGCCPGLLSHRRAYNNSRQVKVKPGVPIYECNSNCRCGPDCGNRVVQRGMQYDMCIFKTANGRGWGVRTQQRIFKNAFVMEYLGEVITTEEAERRGVVYDKQGITYLFDLDYVDDVYTIDAAHYGNISHFVNHSCDPNLQVYNVFIDTVDERLPRIAFFAKRGIKAGEELTFDYKMTIDPIDAECSKMDIDLSRAGFEESPIKRIHMECKCGVKNCRKYLF, via the exons ATGAGGGCAGCGCTGCTTCAGGCCAACAAGCCCCTTGACTCCATGTCCTTGAGTCCCTCCATTGCCTCTTTTCTTGCCAAGAAGGCCAAGCAACGCATAAAGCTTAAAAAATGGGAGGAGATCATGAACCAGACCTGCAAGCACAAGGGCCGCATATTTGTCTGTAATGATGTCGACCTGGATGGACCTCCTAAGAACTTCACCTACATTAATGAGAATAAGTTTGGCAAAGGGGTGAAGGTAAACACGGTCACAGTGGGCTGTAAATGTTACGATTGTATCTCTCAGCCTGTGAAGGGTTGCTGTCCCGGATTGTTGAGTCATCGCAGGGCATATAATAACAGCAGACAGGTGAAAGTGAAGCCCGGTGTGCCGATCTACGAGTGTAACTCCAATTGCAGATGTGGGCCAGACTGTGGCAACAGGGTTGTGCAGAGAGGTATGCAATATGATATGTGCATCTTCAAAACGGCCAATGGGAGAGGCTGGGGTGTGCGGACGCAGCAGAGGATATTCAAAAATGCCTTTGTTATGGAGTATCTTGGAGAG GTCATCACTACAGAGGAGGCAGAGAGAAGGGGAGTGGTGTATGATAAACAGGGTATCACTTACCTGTTTGATCTAGACTATGTGGATGATGTCTACACCATCGATGCGGCTCATTATGGAAACATCTCTCATTTTGTCAACCACAGT tgtGATCCAAACTTGCAGGTGTATAATGTATTCATTGACACCGTGGATGAGCGACTGCCCAGAATCGCATTCTTTGCAAAACGAGGTATCAAAGCAGGAGAGGAGCTCACCTTTGACTACAAGATGACAA TTGATCCAATAGATGCAGAGTGTTCAAAAATGGATATTGACTTGAGCCGGGCAGGATTTGAAGAATCACCCATTAAAAGGATCCATATGGAGTGCAAGTGTGGAGTGAAGAATTGtcgaaaatatttgttttaa
- the si:dkey-16n15.6 gene encoding organic solute transporter subunit alpha codes for MARNCTFMGGGIPLSSEFFKVIKNDLWLFLLPAVFAVLLLALFLEEIGFFVRHVSSPQRRRLSLWILGIYPVFGMTSIVSLYVPRSSSLCNFIASLYHSITLLKFMGLIQDFFGGKARMLAVLAGEHVSPNPFPCCCCCCLPLFNINRTSVRWMMTAVLQLSVVRTLLFFLTLVLWTDEQYDYGDVDSVNPNIYINAIIAVSTFLSFYGYLLFYEATKRALPGYSIRAKFICIIVILVLCGLQSGILETMGALNIIPCSPPFSDLFRSQLIYHYSVIVEMFCISLFAHHSFRKVEPCHEESDEIEDDVIRVLSEKAIQTEEQLSCAVQLSCQEDETCHSNIGYNSDSEDSLCKIEHAPLDYFPFSFPLQHTPQTEANTDKVHTKPPEDSTRMELPTITVRAEINHLDNVDVTVV; via the exons ATGGCGCGCAACTGTACTTTCATGGGGGGTGGGATCCCACTGTCATCGGAGTTCTTTAAAG TGATCAAAAATGATCTTTGGCTGTTCCTCCTTCCTgctgtgtttgctgtgttgctgCTTGCTCTTTTCTTGGAGGAGATCGGCTTCTTTGTGCGTCACGTTTCTTCTCCACAGCGCAGACGTCTCAGCCTGTGGATCCTGGGAATATACCCA GTCTTTGGGATGACATCTATCGTTTCGTTGTACGTTCCACGCTCCTCATCTCTATGCAATTTCATTGCTTCTCT ATATCACTCCATTACGTTGTTGAAGTTCATGGGTCTAATCCAGGACTTCTTCGGAGGCAAGGCCCGCATGCTGGCGGTACTAGCAGGGGAGCACGTGTCTCCAAACCCCTTTCCctgttgctgctgctgctgccttCCACTCTTCAATATCAACAG gacCAGTGTGCGCTGGATGATGACTGCGGTACTTCAGCTGTCCGTGGTCAGAACACTCCTGTTTTTCCTTACTCTTGTTCTCTGGACAGATGAACAGTATGATTATGGGGAT GTGGATTCAGTCAACCCCAACATATATATCAATGCCATCATTGCTGTTTCTACATTTCTATCTTTCTATGGCTACCTGCTGTTTTACGAAGCCACCAAAAGGGCGTTGCCTGGATACAGCATTCGAGCCAAATTTATTTGCATCATTGTTATCCTGGTCCTCTGTGGATTACAGAGTGGAATTTTGGAGACTATGGGTGCACTAAACATTATTCCCTGCTCACCTCCATTCTCTGACCTCTTTCGCTCTCAGT taatttacCACTATTCCGTTATCGTGGAGATGTTCTGCATCAGCCTCTTTGCACATCACTCATTCCGGAAAGTTGAACCGTGTCATGAGGAGAGTGATGAAATAGAAGATGATGTCATTAGAGTTCTCAGTGAGAAAGCGATTCAGACAGAAGAACAGCTATCATGTGCTGTGCAGCTGTCCTGTCAGGAGGATGAGACGTGCCATTCTAACATTGGGTACAACAGTGACAGTGAAGACAGTCTCTGTAAAATTGAGCATGCCCCACTCGACTACTTCCCATTTTCCTTCCCCTTACAACACACACCACAAACTGAAGCCAATACTGATAAAGTACATACTAAACCACCTGAAGACTCCACAAGAATGGAGTTGCCAACCATAACTGTGAGGGCTGAGATTAACCATCTCGACAATGTTGATGTTACTGTTGTATAG
- the mapre1a gene encoding microtubule-associated protein RP/EB family member 1a: protein MAVNVYSTSVTSDNLSRHDMLTWINESLQMSHAKIEQLCSGAAYCQFMDMLFPSCIPLKKVKFQAKLEHESIHNFKLLQGSFKKMGVSKIIPVDKLVKGKFQDNFEFVQWFKKFFDANYDGKEYDPVAARQGQEMATNQSPAGAPVNKPKKVSSAPQRSATATKSAAKTAPAATRAAGTGGGDEDKGALTQMINDLKATIADMEKERDFYFGKLRNIELICQEKEGESDPTLQKIVDILYATDEGFVMPENESGEPEEF, encoded by the exons ATGGCCGTAAACGTGTATTCGACATCAGTGACAAGTGACAATCTCAGCCGCCATGACATGCTCACATGGATAAACGAGTCCTTGCAGATGAGCCATGCCAAGATCGAGCAACTGTGCTCAG GCGCTGCTTACTGTCAATTCATGGACATGCTGTTCCCATCATGTATTCCATTGAAGAAAGTCAAATTCCAGGCCAAACTCGAGCACGAATCCATCCATAACTTTAAACTTCTTCAAGGTTCCTTCAAAAAGATGGGAGTTAGTAAA ATTATCCCTGTTGACAAGCTTGTGAAGGGCAAGTTTCAGGATAACTTTGAGTTTGTGCAGTGGTTTAAGAAATTCTTCGATGCAAACTATGATGGAAAAGAATATGATCCAGTGGCGGCTCGACAGGGACAAGAAATGGCAACCAATCAGAGTCCAGCAGGAGCACCAGTTAACAAGCCAAAGAAAGTCAGCTCAG CTCCACAGCGTTCAGCCACAGCAACTAAGTCTGCAGCAAAGACTGCTCCAGCTGCAACGCGTGCGGCAGGAACAGGTGGGGGCGATGAAGACAAGGGAGCACTTACTCAGATG ATAAATGACTTAAAGGCCACTATCGCAGACATGGAGAAGGAACGAGATTTCTACTTTGGTAAACTCAGAAACATTGAGCTCATCTGCCAAGAGAAGGAGGGTGAGAGTGACCCAACGCTGCAAAAAATTGTGGATATTTTGTACGCAACAGAT GAAGGTTTTGTTATGCCAGAGAATGAGTCTGGTGAACCGGAAGAGTTTTGA
- the gpr173 gene encoding probable G-protein coupled receptor 173 yields the protein MANGNASSDGPGNPLASVVSTTGGMMGGSPSSAVSTYVKLVLLGLIICVSLVGNLVVSLLVLRDRALHKAPYYFLLDLCLADTIRSAVCFPFVLVSIKNGSAWTYSVLSCKVVAFMAVLFCFHAAFMLFCISVTRYMAIAHHRFYSKRMTFWTCVAVVCMVWTLSVAMAFPPVFDVGTYKFIREEDQCIFEHRYFKANDTLGFMLMLAVLILATHVVYMKLLLFEYKHRKMKPVQMVPAISQNWTFHGPGATGQAAANWIAGFGRGPMPPTLLGIRQNLHNQNRRLLGMEEFKAEKQLGRMFYVITLFFLVLWSPYIVACYWRVFVKACTIPHRYLSTTVWMSFAQAGVNPIICFFLNKDLKKGLLAHLPPCCRTPPQLPREPYCVM from the coding sequence ATGGCCAACGGAAACGCAAGCAGTGATGGGCCTGGGAACCCATTGGCATCCGTAGTGTCTACTACCGGTGGCATGATGGGTGGATCACCTTCCTCGGCTGTTTCCACCTATGTTAAACTTGTCCTTTTGGGATTGATCATCTGTGTCAGCCTGGTGGGGAACTTAGTGGTGTCTCTGCTGGTGTTAAGGGACCGAGCCCTTCACAAGGCACCTTACTATTTTCTTCTGGACCTCTGCCTTGCTGACACCATTCGCTCAGCGGTCTGTTTCCCCTTCGTACTGGTGTCAATCAAAAACGGCTCAGCCTGGACTTATAGCGTGCTCAGCTGCAAGGTGGTGGCCTTCATGGCTGTACTTTTTTGCTTCCATGCTGCCTTCATGCTGTTCTGCATTAGCGTCACGCGTTACATGGCCATCGCCCACCATCGCTTCTACTCTAAGCGAATGACCTTTTGGACCTGTGTCGCAGTCGTTTGTATGGTCTGGACATTGTCAGTGGCCATGGCCTTCCCGCCCGTTTTTGACGTAGGCACCTACAAGTTTATCCGTGAGGAGGACCAATGCATCTTTGAACATCGCTACTTCAAGGCCAATGATACGTTAGGGTTCATGTTGATGCTGGCCGTGCTAATCCTGGCCACTCACGTGGTCTACATGAAGCTCCTGCTGTTCGAATACAAGCACCGAAAGATGAAGCCAGTCCAGATGGTTCCAGCCATCAGCCAAAACTGGACCTTTCACGGGCCCGGAGCCACGGGCCAGGCAGCCGCAAACTGGATAGCAGGGTTCGGCCGCGGTCCAATGCCTCCCACTTTATTGGGCATCAGGCAGAACTTGCACAACCAGAACAGACGCCTGCTAGGCATGGAGGAGTTTAAGGCCGAGAAGCAGCTTGGCAGGATGTTCTATGTCATCACCTTGTTTTTTCTGGTGCTCTGGTCCCCGTACATCGTGGCCTGTTACTGGCGAGTCTTTGTTAAGGCGTGTACCATCCCACACCGGTATCTGTCCACCACTGTGTGGATGAGTTTCGCCCAGGCCGGCGTGAACCCCATCATCTGCTTTTTCCTCAACAAAGACCTGAAGAAGGGTCTGCTGGCCCACCTGCCTCCTTGTTGTAGAACTCCACCTCAACTGCCCCGTGAGCCTTACTGTGTTATGTGA